Proteins from a single region of Streptomyces glaucescens:
- a CDS encoding GlsB/YeaQ/YmgE family stress response membrane protein: MGIIAWIIIGLLAGMIAKAIMPGKDPGGIIITMLIGIAGGLLGGWLGKVIFGVDSVDGFFELSTWVAAIVGSVILLALYRLVTGNRGHTHRHA; encoded by the coding sequence ATGGGCATCATCGCGTGGATCATCATCGGCCTGCTCGCCGGAATGATCGCCAAGGCCATCATGCCGGGCAAGGACCCGGGCGGCATCATCATCACCATGCTCATCGGTATCGCGGGCGGTCTCCTCGGCGGCTGGCTCGGTAAGGTGATCTTCGGCGTGGATTCGGTCGACGGCTTCTTCGAGCTCTCCACCTGGGTGGCCGCCATCGTCGGCTCCGTGATCCTTCTCGCCCTCTACCGCCTCGTCACCGGCAACCGCGGCCACACCCACCGCCACGCCTGA
- a CDS encoding DoxX family protein: MPTAYEVVTVIAVLANAAIAAADFSRAGFVLANSAEVRVPPAWLPRLAALKAAGAAGLLLGLLGVPAVGVAAATGLVLFYVGAVAAHVRARVFHNIAFPGAYLTLAAVSLALAVL, encoded by the coding sequence ATGCCCACCGCCTACGAAGTCGTCACCGTCATCGCCGTCCTGGCCAACGCCGCGATCGCCGCCGCGGACTTCTCCAGGGCCGGGTTCGTGCTCGCCAACTCGGCGGAGGTACGTGTGCCGCCGGCGTGGCTCCCCCGGCTCGCCGCGCTCAAGGCGGCCGGGGCCGCGGGCCTCCTCCTCGGACTCCTGGGCGTCCCGGCCGTCGGCGTGGCCGCGGCGACCGGACTCGTCCTGTTCTACGTCGGTGCCGTCGCCGCCCACGTCCGTGCCCGGGTCTTCCACAACATCGCTTTCCCCGGTGCCTACTTGACCCTGGCCGCCGTCTCCCTCGCCCTCGCCGTGCTGTGA
- a CDS encoding endonuclease/exonuclease/phosphatase family protein gives MPWASTVREALVLGRGTRLLAAAAAVVACVVLIGPNGSGDDHFTRPLPADAVEDVVPNRVMTWNICNPCEESNVDRAAEIAAYAPQVIGLQEACVRDVENIRDHLELLYGLDYHVRYGSVLRNWGRCGGTPWSPGAYGQAVLSAAPMTDRVVVEYPDGGSEDRGYMAVTTLVGGRPVRVFNTHLAERRQESVRAGQVRVLAAEIARYDRAVVLGDFNAVPDAPELSRIWAWATDTDPACRPARLGTCTTTTDWHSKFDYIFLRGITPLRHRVSPSPHSDHHLVQADLAPL, from the coding sequence ATGCCCTGGGCATCCACAGTGAGGGAGGCGCTCGTGCTCGGAAGGGGCACGCGGCTGCTCGCGGCGGCCGCCGCCGTCGTGGCCTGCGTCGTGCTCATCGGCCCGAACGGTTCGGGCGATGACCACTTCACCAGGCCACTGCCCGCGGACGCCGTCGAGGACGTGGTGCCGAACCGGGTCATGACGTGGAACATCTGCAACCCCTGCGAGGAGAGCAACGTCGACCGGGCAGCGGAGATCGCCGCGTACGCGCCGCAGGTCATCGGTCTGCAGGAGGCGTGCGTGCGCGACGTCGAGAACATCCGGGACCATCTGGAGCTGCTGTACGGACTGGACTACCACGTCCGGTACGGGTCGGTGCTCAGGAACTGGGGCCGCTGCGGCGGGACGCCGTGGAGTCCTGGCGCCTACGGTCAGGCGGTCCTCTCGGCGGCGCCCATGACCGACCGGGTGGTCGTGGAGTACCCCGACGGGGGGTCCGAGGACCGCGGGTACATGGCGGTCACCACGCTGGTGGGCGGCCGGCCGGTCCGGGTGTTCAACACACACCTCGCCGAGCGGCGTCAGGAGTCCGTCCGGGCGGGCCAGGTCCGTGTCCTCGCCGCGGAGATCGCCCGGTACGACCGCGCCGTCGTCCTCGGGGACTTCAACGCGGTGCCGGACGCGCCCGAACTCTCGCGCATATGGGCCTGGGCGACGGACACGGACCCGGCGTGCCGTCCCGCACGCCTCGGCACCTGCACCACGACGACCGACTGGCACAGCAAGTTCGACTACATCTTCCTCCGGGGCATCACCCCGCTGAGGCACCGCGTGAGCCCTTCGCCGCACTCGGACCACCACCTGGTCCAGGCCGATCTGGCGCCGCTCTGA
- a CDS encoding LysR family transcriptional regulator → MDVETRLLRYFVAVAEEGTLTRAAERLFVSQPALTRQIRQLETQLGVRLFTRSRTGMTVTEPGRILAERVPALLADWDQVLRETKGAASRAARVLRVGFLGSAANEATPRIIAEFTRRRPGWRVEMRQSPWSEPSAGLAAGDVDVALLQLPFPGQDELRTAVLFTEPRWVALPDGHPLAERTVIPFRELWDEPFVAAPPETGWWRDRWLATDERDGRPVRIGAVTDKPDDWLSAIANGYGIALAPESAARFYARPGITYRPVSGVGPSRTGVAWASADDSDPVVRDFVHCCLEAAWPGGTVT, encoded by the coding sequence ATGGATGTGGAGACACGGCTGCTGCGCTACTTCGTGGCGGTGGCGGAGGAAGGGACCCTCACCCGCGCCGCGGAACGGCTGTTCGTGTCCCAGCCGGCGCTCACCAGACAGATCAGGCAACTGGAGACCCAGCTCGGGGTGCGGCTGTTCACCCGGTCCCGCACCGGCATGACCGTCACAGAACCCGGCCGGATCCTGGCCGAGCGGGTGCCCGCCCTGCTCGCGGACTGGGACCAGGTCCTGCGGGAGACCAAGGGAGCCGCGTCCCGGGCGGCGCGGGTGCTGCGGGTCGGCTTCCTGGGCAGTGCCGCCAACGAGGCCACCCCGCGCATCATCGCCGAGTTCACCCGGCGCCGCCCGGGCTGGCGGGTGGAGATGCGGCAGTCACCCTGGTCCGAGCCGAGCGCCGGGCTGGCCGCCGGGGACGTCGACGTGGCCCTGCTGCAACTGCCCTTCCCCGGTCAGGACGAGCTGCGGACGGCCGTGCTGTTCACCGAGCCCCGCTGGGTCGCGCTCCCCGACGGGCACCCGTTGGCCGAGCGCACGGTGATCCCCTTCCGGGAGCTGTGGGACGAGCCGTTCGTGGCCGCGCCGCCCGAGACCGGCTGGTGGCGGGACCGCTGGCTGGCCACCGACGAACGCGATGGCCGCCCGGTCAGGATCGGCGCCGTCACCGACAAGCCGGACGACTGGCTCAGCGCCATCGCCAACGGCTACGGCATCGCCCTGGCCCCCGAGTCCGCCGCCCGCTTCTACGCGCGCCCCGGCATCACGTACCGTCCGGTCAGCGGTGTCGGCCCCAGTCGCACCGGGGTCGCCTGGGCCTCGGCCGACGACAGCGATCCCGTGGTGCGGGACTTCGTCCACTGCTGCCTCGAAGCGGCGTGGCCGGGAGGCACCGTCACCTGA
- a CDS encoding (2Fe-2S)-binding protein, translated as MKRTPRPPLALVRARPGTPYTFTFDGRTLTALPGQSLAAALWSAGILSWRTTRGSAAPRGVFCGTGVCHDCLATVNGRPNQRACLVAVRPGDTVTTQEGTGHGRGR; from the coding sequence ATGAAGCGCACGCCGCGCCCCCCGCTCGCACTGGTGCGGGCCCGGCCCGGAACGCCGTACACGTTCACCTTCGACGGCCGCACCCTCACCGCCCTGCCCGGACAGTCCCTCGCCGCCGCGCTGTGGTCCGCCGGCATCCTCTCCTGGCGCACCACCCGCGGCTCCGCGGCACCGCGCGGGGTGTTCTGCGGGACCGGCGTCTGCCACGACTGCCTCGCCACCGTCAACGGCCGCCCCAACCAGCGCGCCTGTCTCGTCGCCGTGCGCCCCGGGGACACGGTCACCACCCAGGAGGGCACCGGTCATGGCCGCGGCCGTTGA
- a CDS encoding GntR family transcriptional regulator, with the protein MGGHLKQANLITAQQRLRDQVAHALRAALISGELQPGRVYSAPALASDFGISATPVREAMLDLVREGLVEPVRNKGFRVTEISERDLDQYSELRALIEVPTVGAVTRSASREQLEALRPVAEEIVASARDHDLLGYLDADRRFHLALLGLHGNDRLVETVGDLRKRSRLYGLTALDARGMLLPSAEEHLELLDLMLAGDAQAAQDLMSRHLGHVRSLWATQGAAQGAAQGAAQGA; encoded by the coding sequence ATGGGTGGCCACCTGAAGCAAGCCAACCTCATCACCGCGCAGCAACGGCTGCGCGACCAGGTGGCCCACGCGCTGCGCGCCGCCCTGATCTCCGGCGAGCTGCAGCCGGGGCGGGTCTACTCGGCCCCGGCACTCGCCTCCGACTTCGGGATCTCCGCGACCCCGGTGCGCGAGGCGATGCTCGACCTGGTCCGGGAAGGACTGGTCGAACCCGTACGGAACAAGGGGTTCCGGGTGACCGAGATCAGCGAGCGCGACCTCGACCAGTACAGCGAGCTGCGGGCGCTGATCGAGGTGCCGACGGTGGGTGCGGTGACGCGGTCGGCGAGCCGGGAGCAGCTGGAGGCCCTGCGGCCGGTGGCCGAGGAGATCGTGGCGAGCGCCCGCGACCACGACCTGCTCGGCTACCTGGACGCCGACCGCCGCTTCCACCTCGCCCTGCTCGGCCTGCACGGCAACGACCGCCTGGTCGAGACGGTCGGCGACCTGCGCAAGCGGTCCCGGCTGTACGGGCTGACGGCGCTGGACGCGCGCGGCATGCTGCTGCCCTCCGCCGAGGAGCACCTGGAACTGCTCGATCTGATGCTCGCGGGGGACGCACAGGCCGCGCAGGACCTGATGAGCCGGCATCTGGGCCATGTGCGGTCGCTGTGGGCGACGCAAGGGGCGGCGCAGGGGGCGGCGCAGGGGGCGGCGCAGGGGGCGTGA
- a CDS encoding DUF6411 family protein — MMIAAVIGLCVVLAVLAFLLPRLSRHPQNGAQRTLGLGSRAGSKAPGVLGRLFSKPFRSSSRAVGRSGSAGRRARGRLPF, encoded by the coding sequence ATGATGATCGCCGCTGTGATCGGCCTGTGTGTCGTCCTTGCCGTGCTGGCGTTCCTGCTTCCGCGGCTGTCCAGGCACCCGCAGAACGGCGCCCAGCGCACCCTCGGCCTCGGCTCCCGAGCCGGCTCCAAGGCACCGGGTGTCCTGGGACGGCTGTTCAGCAAGCCGTTCCGCTCCAGCTCCCGCGCGGTCGGCCGCAGCGGTTCCGCCGGGCGTCGCGCCCGTGGCCGCCTGCCGTTCTAG
- a CDS encoding dihydrodipicolinate synthase family protein gives MTVADTRTRPWHGVMVATALPLRADLSVDYDAYAEHVAALIAAGCDGVVPNGSLGEYQTLTDDERARVVRVAVEAAGDGARVMPGVSAYGSTGARRWAEQAAEAGCGSVLLLPPNAYRADHAAVHAHYAEAARAGLPVVAYNNPYDTKVDLTPGLLARLHADGHIVAVKEFSGDVRRAYEIAELAPRLDLLVGADDVLLELALAGAAGWIAGFPNALPGACLTLYRAAVERDLDLALPLYRALHPLLRWDSKPEFVQAVKAAMEIAGRPGGPTRPPRSPLSAEGTAAVRAATEKALAEGLD, from the coding sequence ATGACCGTCGCAGACACCCGCACCCGGCCCTGGCACGGCGTCATGGTCGCCACCGCCCTCCCGCTGCGCGCCGACCTCTCCGTCGACTACGACGCCTACGCCGAGCACGTCGCCGCGCTGATCGCCGCCGGCTGCGACGGCGTCGTGCCCAACGGCTCCCTCGGCGAGTACCAGACCCTCACCGACGACGAACGCGCCCGCGTGGTCCGAGTCGCCGTCGAGGCGGCGGGGGACGGCGCCCGCGTGATGCCCGGCGTGTCCGCGTACGGCAGCACCGGCGCCCGCCGCTGGGCCGAGCAGGCCGCCGAGGCCGGATGCGGCTCGGTGCTGCTGCTGCCGCCCAACGCCTACCGCGCCGACCACGCCGCGGTCCACGCCCACTACGCCGAGGCCGCGCGCGCCGGACTGCCGGTCGTCGCCTACAACAACCCGTACGACACCAAGGTCGACCTCACCCCCGGCCTGCTCGCCCGCCTCCACGCCGACGGGCACATCGTCGCCGTCAAGGAGTTCAGCGGCGACGTCCGCCGCGCCTACGAGATCGCCGAACTCGCCCCCCGCCTCGACCTGCTGGTCGGCGCCGACGACGTCCTGCTCGAACTCGCCCTGGCCGGCGCGGCCGGCTGGATCGCCGGCTTCCCCAACGCCCTGCCCGGCGCCTGCCTCACCCTCTACCGCGCCGCCGTGGAACGCGACCTCGACCTCGCCCTCCCGCTCTACCGCGCCCTGCACCCGCTGCTGCGCTGGGACTCGAAACCCGAGTTCGTGCAGGCGGTCAAGGCGGCCATGGAGATCGCCGGCCGCCCCGGCGGCCCCACCCGGCCGCCGCGCTCCCCGCTCAGCGCGGAAGGGACCGCCGCCGTCCGCGCCGCCACCGAGAAGGCCCTCGCCGAGGGCCTCGACTGA
- a CDS encoding proline racemase family protein, giving the protein MRTRHVYHAVDSHTEGMPTRVVTGGIGVLPGSTMAERRRHLVDHLDHVRTLLMYEPRGHSAMSGAILQPPTRPDADHGVLFIEVSGALPMCGHGTIGVATVLVETGLVPVTEPVTTVRLDTPAGLVTADVRVTDGVAGEVTLTNVPAFAVALDRTVRVPGFGTVGYDLAYGGNFYAFVELDALGLPFDRDRKAELLAAGLAVMDAVNTTDRPVHPEQPGIAGLKHVYLTAPGSDAEHSRHAMAIHPGWFDRSPCGTGTSARMAQLHARGELALGADFVNESFIGTRFVGRLVGETTVGGRPAVVPTVTGRAWITGTAQYFLDPDDPFPAGFLL; this is encoded by the coding sequence TTGCGCACCCGACACGTCTACCACGCCGTCGACTCGCACACCGAGGGCATGCCCACCCGGGTCGTCACCGGCGGCATCGGCGTGCTGCCCGGCTCCACCATGGCCGAGCGCCGCCGCCACCTCGTCGACCACCTCGACCACGTCCGCACCCTGCTGATGTACGAACCGCGCGGCCACTCCGCGATGAGCGGCGCGATCCTTCAGCCGCCCACCCGGCCGGACGCCGACCACGGCGTGCTGTTCATCGAGGTGTCCGGTGCCCTGCCGATGTGCGGGCACGGCACGATCGGTGTCGCCACCGTACTCGTCGAGACGGGACTGGTACCGGTCACGGAACCGGTGACCACGGTCCGCCTGGACACCCCGGCGGGCCTGGTCACGGCCGACGTCCGGGTGACGGACGGCGTCGCCGGGGAGGTCACGCTCACCAACGTGCCCGCGTTCGCCGTCGCCCTGGACCGCACCGTGCGGGTGCCCGGGTTCGGGACCGTCGGCTACGACCTGGCCTACGGCGGGAACTTCTACGCCTTCGTCGAACTCGACGCGCTGGGGCTGCCCTTCGACCGGGACCGCAAGGCGGAACTGCTCGCCGCGGGCCTCGCGGTCATGGACGCGGTGAACACCACCGACCGGCCGGTGCACCCGGAGCAGCCCGGGATCGCCGGGCTCAAGCACGTGTACCTGACCGCGCCCGGTTCCGACGCCGAGCACTCGCGGCACGCGATGGCCATCCACCCCGGCTGGTTCGACCGTTCGCCCTGCGGCACCGGCACCTCGGCGCGCATGGCCCAGCTGCACGCGCGCGGCGAACTCGCGCTGGGCGCCGACTTCGTGAACGAGTCGTTCATCGGCACGCGGTTCGTGGGCCGCCTCGTCGGCGAGACCACCGTAGGCGGCCGGCCCGCCGTGGTGCCCACGGTCACCGGGCGGGCGTGGATCACGGGCACGGCCCAGTACTTCCTGGACCCGGACGACCCCTTCCCGGCGGGTTTCCTACTCTGA
- a CDS encoding MFS transporter: MTTTTPTAPPSAPGTRRRWTVLAVCALSMFLVGVDTTIVNVGLPEIGRGLGATTHGLEWVVDAYTVVLASLLVVSGALADRFGRRRIFRLGLAVFGVASLACALAPSLGVLVAARAVQGIGASMLSPVALAIVVNAMPDPRERARAIGVWASVFGLSMAAGPVAGGALIAAFGWRSVFWINAPVVVAALVLVAVFVPESRGSRTRRLDLPGQALLTAAVFLFVGVLIEGPRVGWTSPTALAGYALTAASVAAFARVELRRREPLMDLTLFRRPAFTTAVLGAAAVFVALSMSLLLTTLHLQHGRGWTPLAAGTATLPMALGATVCAPWSGALVGRLGPRRPLLLAGGFLAAGGLTLVDLRQDTSPSLLLLAHLLIGIGFGFANAPLTNTAVGGLPPSRAGVAGAITSTARQVGSAVGIAVAGALVADAGPAGLAHASHAGWLIVTACGLFLLGVARAAQPAPTVKA, from the coding sequence GTGACCACCACGACCCCGACCGCCCCACCGTCCGCTCCGGGCACGCGCCGGCGCTGGACGGTGCTGGCCGTCTGCGCGCTGAGCATGTTCCTGGTGGGCGTCGACACCACCATCGTCAACGTGGGCCTCCCGGAGATCGGACGGGGCCTGGGAGCGACCACCCACGGTCTCGAATGGGTCGTCGACGCCTACACCGTCGTCCTGGCCAGCCTCCTCGTCGTGTCCGGCGCGCTCGCCGACCGCTTCGGCCGGCGCAGGATCTTCCGGCTCGGGCTGGCCGTCTTCGGCGTGGCCTCCCTGGCCTGCGCGCTGGCCCCCTCCCTCGGCGTGCTCGTCGCCGCCCGGGCCGTCCAGGGGATCGGCGCCTCCATGCTGAGCCCCGTCGCGCTGGCCATCGTGGTGAACGCGATGCCCGATCCGCGGGAACGGGCCCGGGCGATCGGTGTCTGGGCATCGGTCTTCGGGCTCAGCATGGCCGCGGGCCCGGTCGCCGGCGGAGCCCTGATCGCGGCGTTCGGCTGGCGGTCGGTGTTCTGGATCAACGCCCCGGTCGTCGTCGCCGCGCTCGTCCTCGTCGCCGTCTTCGTCCCGGAGTCGCGCGGGTCGCGCACCCGGCGGCTCGACCTGCCCGGGCAGGCGCTCCTCACCGCGGCCGTGTTCCTCTTCGTCGGCGTCCTCATCGAAGGACCGCGCGTCGGCTGGACCTCGCCCACCGCACTGGCCGGCTACGCCCTCACAGCGGCCTCGGTCGCCGCGTTCGCCCGGGTCGAACTCCGTCGCCGCGAGCCGCTGATGGACCTGACGCTCTTTCGGCGGCCTGCCTTCACCACGGCGGTGCTCGGCGCGGCCGCGGTGTTCGTCGCGCTCAGCATGAGCCTGCTGCTCACCACGCTCCACCTCCAGCACGGCCGCGGCTGGACTCCGCTCGCCGCGGGCACGGCGACCCTGCCCATGGCCCTCGGTGCCACCGTGTGCGCGCCCTGGTCCGGCGCCCTCGTGGGACGTCTGGGGCCGCGCCGTCCCCTCCTCCTCGCCGGCGGTTTCCTCGCGGCCGGCGGCCTGACCCTGGTCGATCTCCGCCAGGACACGAGCCCGTCGCTGCTCCTGCTCGCCCACCTGCTCATCGGCATCGGCTTCGGCTTCGCCAACGCCCCCCTCACCAACACCGCGGTCGGCGGCCTGCCGCCGTCCCGCGCCGGGGTGGCCGGAGCGATCACCTCGACGGCACGCCAGGTCGGCTCGGCGGTGGGCATCGCCGTCGCCGGGGCCCTGGTCGCGGACGCCGGCCCCGCCGGCCTCGCCCACGCGTCGCACGCGGGCTGGCTGATCGTGACGGCCTGCGGCCTGTTCCTGCTCGGTGTGGCCCGCGCGGCCCAGCCGGCACCGACGGTCAAGGCGTGA
- a CDS encoding NAD(P)/FAD-dependent oxidoreductase: MAAAVDLAVVGAGPAGLAAAVRAAGLGLTVTLLDAGERPGGQFHRHPAPGLRAARPQALHHGWRGFAGRLRRLDAGRIAYLPRHHVWTVVRAGAHWRLHAVAGPDETAAHVDARTVLLATGAYERQLPFPGWTLPGVVGAGGAQAMLKSGLVLPGRRIVVAGSGPLLLAVAGSLAAAGARVPAVVEAAGYTAYARTPLALLRNPAKLVEGVRHGGGLLRHGTRLLTRQAVTVAHGTDRVAAVTVTRLDRDWRPLPGTGRRIPCDALAVGHGLLPQLDLATGLGCATRRTPDGTPALTVDTGQATSVPGVWAAGESCGTGGADLAVVEGELAADAIAHALRGIPREARRTAALTRRRARLRAFADVMAAAHRPGPGWAGPLEDTTEVCRCEEVTAGRIRTAVTEYGAVDARSVKLLTRAGMGWCQGRMCGPAVALLTGTPPVPDRRPLSCPVPLRHLARLPEEGTAAPPGPPAATGPPAATAAPSGTPAVTPAGATAPAGPADTAAPPTAPPEEPWT; the protein is encoded by the coding sequence ATGGCCGCGGCCGTTGACCTCGCCGTCGTCGGCGCCGGACCCGCCGGGCTCGCCGCCGCCGTGCGCGCCGCCGGACTGGGCCTGACCGTCACCCTGCTCGACGCGGGGGAGCGGCCGGGCGGCCAGTTCCACCGGCACCCCGCGCCCGGCCTGCGCGCCGCCCGGCCGCAGGCCCTGCACCACGGCTGGCGCGGTTTCGCCGGGCGGCTGCGGCGGCTGGACGCGGGCCGGATCGCCTACCTGCCGCGCCACCACGTGTGGACGGTGGTCCGCGCGGGGGCGCACTGGCGGCTGCACGCCGTCGCCGGCCCGGACGAGACGGCCGCACACGTCGACGCCCGTACCGTCCTCCTCGCCACCGGCGCCTACGAGCGCCAGCTCCCCTTCCCCGGCTGGACCCTGCCCGGAGTCGTCGGCGCGGGCGGCGCCCAGGCCATGCTCAAGTCCGGGCTCGTCCTGCCCGGCCGCCGCATCGTCGTCGCCGGCAGCGGACCCCTGCTGCTCGCCGTCGCCGGGTCGCTGGCGGCCGCCGGGGCCCGGGTCCCGGCCGTCGTCGAGGCCGCCGGCTACACGGCGTACGCCCGCACCCCGCTCGCCCTGCTGCGCAACCCCGCCAAACTCGTCGAAGGCGTCCGCCACGGCGGCGGCCTGCTGCGGCACGGCACCCGGCTGCTCACCCGGCAGGCCGTCACCGTCGCGCACGGCACGGACCGCGTGGCGGCCGTCACCGTCACCCGGCTCGACCGCGACTGGCGGCCCCTGCCCGGCACCGGACGCCGCATTCCCTGCGACGCGCTCGCCGTCGGCCACGGACTCCTCCCGCAGCTCGACCTCGCCACCGGACTCGGCTGCGCCACCCGCCGCACCCCCGACGGCACCCCGGCCCTCACCGTGGACACCGGCCAGGCCACCTCCGTGCCCGGTGTCTGGGCCGCGGGGGAGTCCTGCGGGACGGGCGGCGCCGACCTCGCCGTCGTCGAGGGCGAACTCGCCGCCGACGCCATCGCCCACGCCCTGCGCGGCATCCCGCGCGAGGCCCGCCGCACCGCCGCCCTCACCCGGCGCCGGGCCCGGCTGCGCGCCTTCGCCGACGTGATGGCGGCCGCCCACCGGCCCGGCCCCGGATGGGCGGGTCCGCTCGAGGACACCACCGAGGTGTGCCGCTGCGAGGAGGTCACCGCCGGGCGGATCCGTACGGCCGTCACCGAGTACGGCGCCGTCGACGCGCGCAGCGTCAAGCTGCTCACGCGGGCCGGGATGGGCTGGTGCCAGGGGCGGATGTGCGGCCCCGCCGTCGCCCTGCTGACCGGCACCCCACCGGTCCCGGACCGGCGTCCGCTGTCCTGCCCGGTACCCCTGCGCCACCTGGCCCGACTGCCGGAGGAAGGCACCGCCGCCCCGCCCGGGCCGCCTGCCGCCACCGGCCCACCCGCGGCCACGGCCGCCCCGTCCGGGACCCCCGCCGTCACACCGGCCGGCGCCACCGCCCCGGCGGGGCCCGCCGACACCGCCGCCCCGCCCACCGCACCCCCAGAGGAGCCCTGGACATGA
- the ppk2 gene encoding polyphosphate kinase 2 codes for MSHERDERDDAAAGVPRPAPRLTEEDRNTDGPGDDVLLAGLRVDERRPEKPLLLDADGSPIDTWRENYPYDRKMSRGEYERTKRLLQIELLKLQRWVKDTGQRIVVVCEGRDAAGKGGTIQRFTERLNPRGARVVALEKPTEREAGQWYFQRYVSHLPARGEIVFFDRSWYNRAGVERVMGFCSDEEYRTFLEQAPLFERLLTDDGILLMKFWFSVSQAEQRTRFAIRQVDPVRRWKLSPTDLASLDRWDDYTKAKVDMFRATDTVHAPWTVVKNNDKRRGRLEAMRSFLDRCDYPAKDDAVVGKPDPLIVGAADTLLEAGEEPADLSPTPLAGPGDGPGKHPPVE; via the coding sequence ATGTCCCATGAACGCGACGAACGCGACGACGCGGCAGCCGGCGTGCCACGGCCCGCGCCCCGGCTCACGGAAGAGGACCGGAACACCGACGGCCCCGGCGACGACGTCCTGCTGGCCGGCCTGCGTGTCGACGAGCGCCGCCCGGAGAAGCCGCTGCTCCTGGACGCCGACGGCAGCCCCATCGACACCTGGCGCGAGAACTACCCGTACGACCGGAAGATGAGCCGGGGCGAGTACGAGCGGACCAAGCGGCTCCTGCAGATCGAGCTGCTCAAGCTGCAGCGCTGGGTCAAGGACACCGGCCAGCGCATCGTCGTGGTCTGCGAAGGGCGCGACGCGGCCGGCAAGGGCGGCACCATCCAGCGCTTCACCGAGCGGCTCAACCCGCGCGGCGCCCGCGTCGTGGCCCTGGAGAAGCCGACGGAACGCGAGGCGGGCCAGTGGTACTTCCAGCGCTACGTGTCGCACCTGCCCGCGCGTGGTGAGATCGTCTTCTTCGACCGCTCCTGGTACAACCGCGCGGGCGTGGAGCGGGTGATGGGCTTCTGCAGCGACGAGGAGTACCGCACCTTCCTGGAGCAGGCGCCGCTGTTCGAGCGGCTGCTCACCGACGACGGCATCCTGCTGATGAAGTTCTGGTTCTCCGTGTCGCAGGCCGAGCAGCGGACCCGGTTCGCCATACGCCAGGTCGATCCCGTACGCCGCTGGAAGCTGTCGCCCACGGACCTGGCCTCCCTCGACCGGTGGGACGACTACACCAAGGCCAAGGTCGACATGTTCCGCGCCACCGACACCGTGCACGCGCCGTGGACGGTGGTGAAGAACAACGACAAGCGCAGGGGGCGGCTGGAAGCCATGCGCAGCTTCCTCGACCGCTGCGACTACCCGGCCAAGGACGACGCGGTCGTCGGGAAGCCGGACCCGCTGATCGTGGGCGCGGCCGACACCCTGCTGGAGGCCGGCGAGGAACCCGCGGACCTCTCGCCGACCCCGCTCGCCGGACCCGGTGACGGCCCGGGGAAGCACCCCCCGGTGGAGTGA
- a CDS encoding helix-turn-helix transcriptional regulator, whose translation MEADAEPELTEILDGIGPRLRALRRDRRLTLEALAQTTGISVSTLSRLESGLRRPTLDLLIPLARAHRVALDRIVAAPATGDPRVHLEPRGRGHGNVLVPLTQYPGRVQVFKQVLAQREPKLVTHAGYEWLYVLAGELRLVLGGRDVTLRPGEVAEFDTHEPHWFGPAGEDAVEILHLFGPHGDQAVVRARSPRDSGTGGGAGA comes from the coding sequence ATGGAAGCGGATGCGGAGCCGGAGCTCACGGAGATCCTCGACGGCATCGGGCCCCGGTTGCGCGCGCTGCGCCGCGACCGCCGGCTCACCCTGGAGGCCCTGGCGCAGACCACCGGAATCTCGGTGAGCACGCTGTCGCGGCTGGAGTCGGGGCTGCGGCGCCCGACCCTCGACCTGCTGATCCCCCTGGCGCGGGCGCACCGCGTCGCCCTGGACCGGATCGTGGCCGCCCCGGCCACCGGTGATCCCCGCGTGCACCTCGAGCCCCGCGGCCGGGGACACGGGAACGTGCTCGTGCCGCTCACGCAGTATCCGGGCCGGGTGCAGGTCTTCAAGCAGGTCCTCGCGCAGCGGGAGCCGAAACTCGTCACCCACGCCGGGTACGAGTGGCTGTACGTGCTGGCCGGGGAGCTGCGTCTCGTCCTGGGCGGGCGTGACGTCACCCTCCGGCCGGGCGAGGTGGCCGAGTTCGACACCCATGAACCGCACTGGTTCGGCCCGGCCGGCGAGGACGCCGTGGAGATCCTCCATCTGTTCGGACCGCACGGCGACCAGGCCGTGGTCAGGGCGCGGTCACCGCGGGATTCCGGTACCGGTGGCGGCGCCGGCGCGTAG